In the genome of Sphingopyxis sp. YF1, the window CCCGTCCGCGTCAGGAGCGCGCACAGGCGACCTACGACCGGCTGCTCGACGTCGCGGGCGCACTGCTTGCCGAGGTCGGGATCGAGCGTATCTCGACCAACTTGATCGCGGCGCGCGCGGGGCTGACCCCGCCCGCGCTCTACCGCTATTTTGCCGACAAATATGCGCTGCTCGAAGCCCTCGGGCGGCGGCTGATGGAGCGCCAGAACGCCGTGCTCGACGCGTGGATCGCGCGCCACGCGCCGCGCGGGATCGCCGCGATGGCGGACCATGTCGGCGATCTGCTGGCCGCAAATGCCGCGGTCACCCGCGCCGAACCGGGCGCGGTGTGGATCTTGCGCGCGCTCCATGCGACCCCCGGGCTCGTCCATGTCCGCCTCGAATCGCACCGCCATGTCGCGCAGCGTCTCGCCGACGCCTGCGCGCCGCACCTGCCCGGCGTCGACCCGCAGCGGCTTTGGCAACGCCTCCGCCTCGCGGTCGAGATCGGCTTTGCCGCCGACGCAATGCTCGCCGAGGAAGACCTCGTCCCCGCCGACAGCGTGCACGCCGACGTGGCGGGGCTGCTCGGCACCGCGCTGCGCGACCTGGCCGGTCCGCCGCCCGCGGGCGAAGGCCGATAGATGCGCTCCGCCGCAACCATGCTTCCCTTTCGCGCGCGCACGCTTTAGAGGCTTGCCCCTATGGCCGCCGACACCTCGTCCCATTTCCGCCTGCGTCTGCGCCGCGACGGCAATGCCGTCATCGCCTGGTTCCGCACCATGTGGGCTCGCCGCTGGTTCCGCTGGCTCGGCTATCTGGCGCTTGCGGGGCTCGCCGGCCTGCTGCTCATCTGGCTGATTTTCGCGCGCGACCTGCCGTCGGTCGACCAGCTGCGCGACTATGAACCGCCGCTGCCGACGATGGTTCGCGACGGCGAGGGCAAGCCGGTCCACAGCTATGCGCGCGAACGTCGCGTCCAGCTCGAGTACAGCGAATATCCGCAGCTGCTCGTCCGCGCCTATCTCGCTGCCGAGGACAAGACCTTCTTCAGCCACGGCGGCATCGACTATCCGGGCATCGCAACGGCGATCGTCACCAACCTCACCAGCAGCGGCCGCCCCGTCGGCGCCTCGACGATCACCCAGCAGGTGGCGAAGAACCTGCTGCTGACCAACGAACTCAGCTATCGGCGCAAGGTGCGCGAGGCGATCCTTGCGATGCGTATCGAGAGTGCGCTGACCAAGGAGCAGATCCTCGAGCTCTATCTGAACGAAATCCCGCTCGGCCGCCGCAGCTTCGGCGTCCAGGCCGCGAGCCGCGCCTATTTCGACAAGGACGTCGATCAGCTCCAGCTCCACGAAATGGCTTTTCTCGCCATCCTGCCCAAGGCGCCCGAAAAATACGGCCGCGCCCGCTACGAGGCCGAGGCGCTCGCGCGGCGCAACTTCGTGCTCGGGTCGATGGCGAGCAACGGCTGGATCACCACGGCGCAGCGCGACGCCGCGCGTGCGATGCCGCTCGGGCTCACCAGCAGCGGCAACACCGCGGTGGCGCAGGTCGGTGGCTATTATATGGAAGAGGTGCGGCGCCAGCTGATCGCCGAATTCGGCGAAACCGCCGAGGACGGTCCGCACAGCGCCTATGCCGGCGGTCTCTGGGTCCGCACGCCCTATGACGGCAAGATGCAGGATGCGGCGACCGGCGCGCTGCGCAAGGGGCTGATCCGCTACGACGCGGGCAAGGGCTGGTCGGGGCCGATCGCGACGATCGAGGCCGACGACCAGTGGCAGAGCCGCCTCGCCTCCAGCTTCATCGGCATCGATTACGACGGCTGGCGCATCGCCGCGGTGCTGTCGAAGAATGCCGGCGAAGCCCGCATCGGTTTTGCCAATGGCGACACCGGCCGTCTCCCCGCGAGCGCGGCGACGCTGGGCTATCGCAAGACCGGCGGCAGCGCCTTTTCGGCGATGCGCCCGGGTGACCTGATCGCGGTCAAATCGACCGGCGGGTCGAGCTATGCGCTGCGCAACATCCCCGAAGTGTCGGGCGGCTTCATGGCCGAAAGCCCGCATTCGGGCCGCATCTATGCGATGCAGGGCGGCTTCGACGTCCGCCTCTCCCCCTTCAATCGTGCGACCCAGGCCGAACGCCAGCCGGGCTCGACGATCAAGCCCTTCGTCTATGCCGCCGCGCTCGACAATGGCATGACCCCCGCGACGATGATCGTCGACGGCAGCTTCTGCGTTTATCAGGGCGCGCGCTTCGGCAACAAATGCTTCCGCAACTTCGGCGGCTCGGCGGGCACCGGCGAGCATACGATGCGCTGGGGCCTCGAACAGTCGCGCAACCTGATGACCGTGCGCACCGCGAGCCAGATCGGCATGGAGCCCGTTGTCGACACGATCCGCACGATGGGCATCGGCGAGCACGAACCCTATCTCTCGACCGCGCTCGGCGCAGGGTCGACGACGGTCGAAAAGATCACCAACGCCTATGCGATGCTCGCCAACCATGGCCGCGCGCTCAAGCCGCGCGTGATCGACTATGTCCAGGATCGCCGCGGCAAGGTGATCTTCCCCAAAAGCTACCGCGCGTGCGACGGCTGCAACAAGAAGGACTGGGACGGCCGCCCGATGCCGCGCTTTGCCCCCTCGGGCAAGCAGCTGATGGACCCGATGACCGCCTATCAGGTCGTCCACATGCTCGAGGGCGTCGTCCAGCGCGGCACCGCGGTGCGGCTGCGCGACCTCGGCGTGCCGCTGTTCGGCAAGACCGGCACGACCTCGGGTCCCAACGACGTCTGGTTCGTCGGCGGCACCCCCGACGTCGTCGCGGGCATGTATATCGGTTTCGACCAGCCGCGCAGCATGGGCGGCTATGCGCAGGGCGGCAGCCTCGCGGCGCCGATCTTCAAGGATTTTGCGCTCGTCGCGCTCGACGACCGCCAGCCGATTCCCTTTGCGGCGCCCAAGGGCATCCGCATGGTGCGCATCGACCGCCGCTCGGGCCGCCGCGTCTATGGCAGCTGGCCGGGCAGCGATCCCAAGGCGTCGATCATCTGGGAAGCCTTCAAGCCCGAAAGCGAACCC includes:
- a CDS encoding transglycosylase domain-containing protein gives rise to the protein MAADTSSHFRLRLRRDGNAVIAWFRTMWARRWFRWLGYLALAGLAGLLLIWLIFARDLPSVDQLRDYEPPLPTMVRDGEGKPVHSYARERRVQLEYSEYPQLLVRAYLAAEDKTFFSHGGIDYPGIATAIVTNLTSSGRPVGASTITQQVAKNLLLTNELSYRRKVREAILAMRIESALTKEQILELYLNEIPLGRRSFGVQAASRAYFDKDVDQLQLHEMAFLAILPKAPEKYGRARYEAEALARRNFVLGSMASNGWITTAQRDAARAMPLGLTSSGNTAVAQVGGYYMEEVRRQLIAEFGETAEDGPHSAYAGGLWVRTPYDGKMQDAATGALRKGLIRYDAGKGWSGPIATIEADDQWQSRLASSFIGIDYDGWRIAAVLSKNAGEARIGFANGDTGRLPASAATLGYRKTGGSAFSAMRPGDLIAVKSTGGSSYALRNIPEVSGGFMAESPHSGRIYAMQGGFDVRLSPFNRATQAERQPGSTIKPFVYAAALDNGMTPATMIVDGSFCVYQGARFGNKCFRNFGGSAGTGEHTMRWGLEQSRNLMTVRTASQIGMEPVVDTIRTMGIGEHEPYLSTALGAGSTTVEKITNAYAMLANHGRALKPRVIDYVQDRRGKVIFPKSYRACDGCNKKDWDGRPMPRFAPSGKQLMDPMTAYQVVHMLEGVVQRGTAVRLRDLGVPLFGKTGTTSGPNDVWFVGGTPDVVAGMYIGFDQPRSMGGYAQGGSLAAPIFKDFALVALDDRQPIPFAAPKGIRMVRIDRRSGRRVYGSWPGSDPKASIIWEAFKPESEPRRTIREEEIKPARAAARPDAPVQQGNGRRSDSDFLEDRGGII
- a CDS encoding TetR/AcrR family transcriptional regulator, translating into MTAGAAAPRSRPRQERAQATYDRLLDVAGALLAEVGIERISTNLIAARAGLTPPALYRYFADKYALLEALGRRLMERQNAVLDAWIARHAPRGIAAMADHVGDLLAANAAVTRAEPGAVWILRALHATPGLVHVRLESHRHVAQRLADACAPHLPGVDPQRLWQRLRLAVEIGFAADAMLAEEDLVPADSVHADVAGLLGTALRDLAGPPPAGEGR